DNA sequence from the Arthrobacter jinronghuae genome:
CGCATGTGCAGCGGAAGCTGCCCGCCTGCGAAGCCTGCCTTGACCTGGTAGCGGGCAGCCGTACCCTTGGTACCGCGGCCTGCCGTCTTACCCTTGGAACCTTCACCGCGGCCTACGCGGGTCTTGGCCGTCTTGGCACCGGGTGCCGGACGCAGGTGATGGACCTTCAGAGTTCTGTTTTCTTCGGGCATGTTACTTCGCCTCCTCAACCTTCACGAGGTGCGGAACCGTGTTGATCATGCCAACGGTCACTGCATCAGCAGTACGGACGACGGAGTCGCCGATGTGCTTCAGGCCCAGTGAACGCAGCGTGTCGCGCTGATTCTGCTTACCACCGATGGTGGACTTGATCTGAGTGATTTCCAGTCGAGCCGTGCTAACGGCGACGTTCTTCGGAGTCGACATCAGGCACCTGCCTTCTGCATGTTGCGGAGCATCGCGTAGGGAACGACCTGGTCGAGCGGAAGGCCGCGGCGTGCTGCCACTGCCTGGGGCTCTTCGAGGCGCTTCAGCGCATCAACCGTGGCGTGCACGATGTTGATGGCGTTGGAGGACCCGAGCGACTTGGACAGGACGTCGTGGATACCGGCGCATTCGAGAATGGCGCGGACCGGACCACCGGCGATAACACCGGTACCCGGGGAAGCCGGACGCAGCAGGACGACGCCTGCAGCAGCTTCACCCTGGACGAGGTGCGGGATGGTTCCACCGATGCGCGGGACGCGGAAGAAGGTCTTCTTGGCTTCTTCAACGGCCTTTGCGATGGCGGAGGGAACTTCCTTTGCCTTGCCGTAGCCAACGCCGACCATGCCGTTGCCGTCACCGACAACAACGAGGGCGGTGAAGCTGAAGCGACGGCCACCCTTGACCACCTTGGCAACGCGGTTGATGGTCACGACGCGTTCAATGAACTTGTCCTTCTCATCGTTGCGTCCGCCGTCGCGGCCACCGCGGCCACCGCGTTCGCCGCGGCCTCCACGGTCGGAGCCGCGCTGCTCGCCGCGACGTCCGCCGCGGCGGTCGTCGGTACCGGTGGCTGCGGCTTCCTTGGTCTCAGTTGCCTCAGCAGCTGTAGCTTCAGTCACCTGATTTTCCTTTTCCTTGTTTACCTCGGTCACAGTGCCAGCCCACCTTCACGTGCGCCGTCTGCAACTGCGGCAATACGGCCGTGGTAGCGGTTACCACCGCGGTCAAAGACAACGGCTTCGATGCCGGCGGCCTTGGACCGCTCAGCAACGAGTTCGCCGACGCGCTTGGCCTTGGCGGTCTTGTCGCCGTCCAGTGCACGCAGATCCGCTTCCATGGTGGAGGCGGAAGCCACGGTTACGCCACGGGTGTCATCGACAACCTGGACGAAGATGTGGCGGGCAGAGCGGTTGACCACGAGGCGCGGACGAACCGCGGTTCCGGAAATCCGCTTGCGGATACGCAGCTGGCGACGGCTGCGCAGGGCAGACTTGCTCTTGCTGTTTCGCTTCTTATTAATGCTGATGGCCATGGTTACTTACCAGCCTTTCCGACCTTGCGGCGGA
Encoded proteins:
- the rplR gene encoding 50S ribosomal protein L18, which gives rise to MAISINKKRNSKSKSALRSRRQLRIRKRISGTAVRPRLVVNRSARHIFVQVVDDTRGVTVASASTMEADLRALDGDKTAKAKRVGELVAERSKAAGIEAVVFDRGGNRYHGRIAAVADGAREGGLAL
- the rpmD gene encoding 50S ribosomal protein L30 — protein: MSTPKNVAVSTARLEITQIKSTIGGKQNQRDTLRSLGLKHIGDSVVRTADAVTVGMINTVPHLVKVEEAK
- the rpsE gene encoding 30S ribosomal protein S5, with the translated sequence MTEATAAEATETKEAAATGTDDRRGGRRGEQRGSDRGGRGERGGRGGRDGGRNDEKDKFIERVVTINRVAKVVKGGRRFSFTALVVVGDGNGMVGVGYGKAKEVPSAIAKAVEEAKKTFFRVPRIGGTIPHLVQGEAAAGVVLLRPASPGTGVIAGGPVRAILECAGIHDVLSKSLGSSNAINIVHATVDALKRLEEPQAVAARRGLPLDQVVPYAMLRNMQKAGA